A stretch of Ipomoea triloba cultivar NCNSP0323 chromosome 13, ASM357664v1 DNA encodes these proteins:
- the LOC116001540 gene encoding probable WRKY transcription factor 75, which yields MDAYPSMFRCSSPSPLPYLSLMNMMNNNNNSGMESGFLGMKMSSAGDVEVPCSEEMKSESICTAAATTENNSGLTEIGAAKSPSSSSAGKKKGEKKMKKARFAFQTRSQVDILDDGYRWRKYGQKAVKNNRFPRSYYRCTHQGCNVKKQVQRLSKDEGVVVTTYEGVHSHPIEKSTDNFENILSQMQIYAAF from the exons ATGGACGCCTATCCATCCATGTTCCGATGCTCCTCTCCATCGCCGCTGCCGTATCTGTCGCTGATGAATatgatgaataataataataacagtggTATGGAGAGTGGGTTCTTGGGGATGAAGATGAGTAGTGCGGGTGACGTGGAGGTTCCCTGCAGTGAGGAGATGAAGAGTGAGTCTATTTGCACTGCTGCTGCAACCACTGAGAATAATAGTGGTTTGACGGAGATCGGCGCGGCGAAGTCGCCGTCATCGTCGTCGGCGGGGAAGAAGAAGggagagaagaagatgaagaaggctAGATTTGCTTTCCAGACTAGGAGCCAAGTTGATATTCTTGATGATGGTTATAGATGGAGGAAATATGGTCAGAAGGCTGTTAAGAACAATAGATTCCCAag gagCTACTATAGGTGCACCCATCAAGGATGCAACGTGAAGAAGCAAGTTCAGAGGCTGTCAAAGGACGAAGGAGTTGTGGTGACAACCTACGAAGGCGTCCATTCTCATCCCATCGAGAAATCCACCGACAACTTTGAGAACATCTTGAGCCAGATGCAAATCTACGCCGCCTTTTGA